The genome window CTCGATCTTCTCCCGTCCGCCGAGATCCGGCAGGTCGACGATGAAACACGCCGCGATCACCTCCGCGCCGATCTGCTGCAGAAGCCGCGTCGCGGCCTCGGCCGTTCCGCCGGTGGCAATCAGGTCATCGACCAGAATGACCTTTTCGCCAGGCTCGATGGCGTCCTTGTGCATCTCCATCTCGTCGAGCCCGTATTCCAGCGAATAGGCGATGCGCACCGTATCGTAAGGCAATTTGCCCTTCTTGCGGATCGGCACGAAGCCGGCCGACAGCTGATGTGCCACCGCGCCGCCCAGAATGAACCCGCGCGCCTCGATGCCGGCGACCTTGTCGACCTTGGAGCCTGCCCACGGCTGGACCAGCGCGTCGACCGCCCGGCGAAACGCGCGTGCGTTGCCCAGCAGCGTCGTGATGTCGCGAAACAGGATCCCCTCTTTCGGATAATCGGGAATCGTGCGGATCGCCGCCAGAAGTTCGTCCGATACAGTGCTGTCTGCCATCACCCAGCCTCGCTGTTGTCTGCCGCGCGCGTTCGGAGCATCATCGGCGGCGTTGAATACCTTGCAATATCAAGAAAGATCGG of Stappia sp. ES.058 contains these proteins:
- a CDS encoding adenine phosphoribosyltransferase encodes the protein MADSTVSDELLAAIRTIPDYPKEGILFRDITTLLGNARAFRRAVDALVQPWAGSKVDKVAGIEARGFILGGAVAHQLSAGFVPIRKKGKLPYDTVRIAYSLEYGLDEMEMHKDAIEPGEKVILVDDLIATGGTAEAATRLLQQIGAEVIAACFIVDLPDLGGREKIEALGVPVRTLVAFPGH